One window of Methanogenium organophilum genomic DNA carries:
- a CDS encoding DUF47 domain-containing protein, whose amino-acid sequence MDENTNEQGLKRKKYGIFGSFFPPKYDFEAMLVEQAERTLAGMEAFTRWMNEDTLTSPDALIQIGREVDLHRYNLEARLLEAFSTPFNRQDIYTFSRNMDYILNHAVETAREMHAFGVIPDEPIREMSQSLLHGTRHVLEGTRYLGTDKGRVEDSIRKGRKHVHAIEDIYITCMADLFQTNDAMEAMKKREIYYHLRGGGKALRMTLYIMHKAVVGLA is encoded by the coding sequence ATGGACGAAAATACAAACGAACAGGGACTGAAACGGAAAAAATATGGTATATTCGGCTCTTTTTTCCCGCCGAAATACGACTTTGAAGCAATGCTTGTCGAACAGGCAGAGCGCACTCTCGCTGGGATGGAGGCATTCACCCGGTGGATGAACGAGGACACCCTGACATCCCCCGACGCTCTCATCCAAATCGGACGTGAGGTTGACCTCCACCGGTATAATCTGGAGGCCAGACTTCTGGAGGCATTTTCCACCCCGTTTAACCGGCAGGACATCTACACCTTCTCCCGGAATATGGATTATATCCTCAATCATGCGGTTGAAACCGCCCGCGAGATGCATGCCTTCGGTGTCATCCCGGACGAACCCATCAGGGAGATGTCCCAGTCTCTTCTCCATGGTACCCGGCACGTGCTGGAGGGAACACGGTATCTGGGTACAGACAAGGGAAGGGTCGAGGATTCCATCCGGAAAGGGCGCAAACATGTCCACGCAATAGAAGACATCTACATCACCTGTATGGCAGATCTCTTTCAGACAAACGATGCGATGGAGGCGATGAAGAAACGGGAGATATATTATCATCTCCGGGGTGGCGGAAAAGCCCTCAGAATGACGCTTTATATCATGCACAAGGCGGTCGTCGGGCTGGCATAA
- a CDS encoding apurinic/apyrimidinic endonuclease family protein yields the protein MPQVSYVCPSLRQKTDAFRGGLASRWEEAIRHGCDYCEITAGFICSPAEEEATGLPMHAMLTPAAIASLYDEGHHLPDGIRYLLNTEYSFPHTDRFGKRHPAAVLRWDDRVWLTEFVEMLVLISDQLGRPADAIVVHPGKAHGVTFSAIARAMRFIRNTCADACGTAPVVLMQNAYPSLIRTGDDIREFWLAMQAQVPECCSECGILLDTSALSAAAHYAKTPVSSFLAPLPADALKGFFLRPDIGDGNSVIPWESIFRAIQMLPHDALIIPDVRHPDEIDEMLARCRQLYVRAEGR from the coding sequence ATGCCGCAGGTATCGTATGTCTGCCCCTCCCTGAGGCAGAAGACTGACGCCTTCCGCGGGGGGCTTGCCAGCAGGTGGGAAGAGGCCATCCGGCATGGGTGTGACTATTGTGAAATAACCGCAGGGTTCATCTGCAGTCCGGCAGAAGAGGAGGCAACCGGCCTTCCGATGCATGCGATGCTGACCCCTGCGGCGATTGCCTCGCTCTATGACGAAGGTCACCATCTCCCGGATGGAATACGGTATCTCCTGAACACAGAGTATTCATTCCCTCACACAGACCGCTTTGGCAAACGGCACCCGGCAGCGGTTCTCCGGTGGGACGACCGTGTCTGGCTCACAGAGTTCGTTGAGATGCTTGTCCTCATCTCTGATCAGCTCGGCAGGCCGGCGGATGCCATTGTTGTCCATCCCGGAAAGGCGCACGGGGTCACATTTTCTGCGATTGCACGGGCCATGCGGTTTATCCGGAATACCTGTGCGGATGCCTGTGGTACGGCCCCCGTGGTGCTGATGCAAAACGCCTATCCCTCCCTCATCCGGACGGGGGATGATATCAGGGAGTTCTGGCTCGCGATGCAGGCGCAGGTGCCGGAATGCTGTAGCGAATGTGGTATTCTTCTGGATACATCTGCCCTGAGCGCTGCCGCCCATTATGCAAAAACCCCTGTTTCGTCCTTTCTTGCACCGCTCCCCGCAGATGCCCTGAAGGGTTTCTTCCTGCGGCCAGATATTGGGGACGGGAATTCCGTGATTCCGTGGGAGAGTATCTTCCGGGCAATACAGATGCTGCCCCATGACGCTCTTATCATCCCTGACGTCCGCCACCCGGACGAGATCGATGAGATGCTGGCACGCTGCCGGCAGCTGTATGTCCGGGCAGAGGGCCGTTGA
- a CDS encoding APC family permease, whose amino-acid sequence MAPDTNPSLRRTLTFPEVVISGVGVILGAGIYALIGEAAAVAGNAIWISFVLAALIASFTGLSYMELSSMFPGASAEYEYSRHPFGNLVAFIIGIMVILSGIVGAATVSLGFAGYFSGWTGAPALPVAVVLLVALCIILLSGIRQSAVFAIIFTLIEAGGLIGIIIIGLPYLGTVDYFAAPDGFPGIFAAAALIFFAYQGFEEIVKLSDETVRPEKTIPAALLVAIAITIILYIAVSLSVVSIGGYEAIAGSPNPFAEIAGQAFSGGYTLFTVIALFATANTALLMMLASSRILYGMAKTKTLPEVIAYVHPGRRTPMVAIVGAAIVSMFFLLPGNIRDVALIANFTLFITFIVINAAVITLRRTMPDVPRPYRVPGTVGRVPVPAVLGIVTCLFFLFQLDWQILLIGIVLLGGAAFFGWILERRKMAEDDKA is encoded by the coding sequence ATGGCACCCGACACGAATCCGTCCCTTCGGCGCACCCTGACCTTCCCGGAAGTTGTCATCTCCGGTGTCGGGGTTATTTTGGGAGCAGGCATCTATGCACTCATCGGTGAAGCGGCAGCGGTGGCAGGCAATGCCATCTGGATATCCTTCGTTCTCGCGGCACTCATCGCATCCTTCACCGGCCTCTCCTACATGGAGCTCTCGTCCATGTTTCCCGGTGCGAGTGCAGAGTACGAATATTCCCGCCATCCCTTCGGGAATCTGGTTGCATTTATCATCGGGATTATGGTGATACTCTCTGGCATTGTAGGGGCTGCGACTGTCTCCCTCGGGTTTGCCGGATACTTCTCCGGATGGACAGGAGCCCCTGCCCTCCCTGTGGCAGTGGTCCTCCTCGTGGCGCTCTGTATCATCCTTTTAAGCGGCATCCGGCAGTCTGCTGTCTTTGCCATCATCTTCACCCTGATTGAAGCCGGGGGACTCATTGGCATCATCATTATCGGCCTGCCATATCTCGGAACGGTTGATTATTTTGCGGCACCAGACGGTTTCCCCGGCATCTTTGCGGCGGCAGCCCTCATCTTCTTTGCCTACCAGGGCTTTGAGGAGATTGTCAAACTCTCGGATGAGACTGTCCGACCGGAAAAGACCATCCCTGCAGCCCTTCTCGTGGCAATCGCGATCACAATTATCCTCTACATTGCAGTCTCCCTCTCGGTGGTGAGTATCGGAGGATATGAGGCCATTGCCGGCTCACCAAATCCCTTTGCAGAGATTGCGGGTCAGGCGTTCTCCGGCGGCTATACACTCTTCACGGTCATTGCCCTCTTTGCAACGGCAAACACCGCCCTCCTGATGATGCTTGCCTCCTCACGGATTCTCTACGGCATGGCCAAAACGAAGACACTGCCTGAGGTGATCGCATATGTCCATCCCGGAAGGCGGACACCGATGGTGGCAATCGTGGGAGCTGCCATCGTCTCCATGTTCTTCCTCTTACCGGGGAATATCCGTGATGTAGCCCTGATTGCAAACTTTACCCTATTCATTACGTTCATCGTCATCAACGCCGCAGTGATCACCCTCCGTCGGACGATGCCGGACGTTCCCCGGCCGTACCGCGTTCCGGGGACAGTAGGACGCGTGCCTGTTCCCGCGGTGCTGGGGATTGTGACCTGCCTTTTCTTCCTGTTTCAGCTCGACTGGCAGATCCTCCTTATCGGCATCGTGCTTCTCGGGGGAGCTGCCTTCTTCGGTTGGATACTGGAGCGTAGAAAGATGGCTGAGGATGATAAAGCGTGA
- a CDS encoding DNA-directed DNA polymerase II large subunit — translation MHASPEMEAYFAGLEAKLKEAIGVANEARAKGIDPRTAVEIPVANDLADRVEALLGYTGVAARLRELAETMPREEVALKIGDDFIAHMFGETTREETLDHAIRTSMALLTEGVVAAPTEGIAKVGIGKNDDGTDYLKIYYAGPIRSAGGTAQALSVLVGDYVRRGLGMAAYIPRKEEVERYVEEVKKYNSQASLQYLPTDDELRVIIKNCPVCVEGEPTERVEVSGYRNLERIETNTVRGGMALVVAEGLALKAPKIKKTVDKVHMEGWDFLDIIISGASKSKDEDEDEGEKKPGVKPKDKYIRDLIAGRPVFSYPMRAGGFRLRYGRSRNTGFAAAGFNPATLHLLGNFLAVGTQMKVERPGKAAGVVPVDSIEGPTVKLTNGSVLRIDNAETALRLMSSVEEILDVGEMLVSYGEFLENNHPLIPPTYCEEWWRLDGGTHTPADETEALAMAAAGGYLHPAYTYVWDDITTADVRALSEWVAATGNITAEGLTLPADAPEKRHLEILLVPHTVTDGTILIDTPKALCACLGLTKDLKQKPEWETAPDGDGLTCAMHLSGLKMRSRAGIRIGGRMGRPGKSKAREMRPPPHVIFPVGDEGGSRRSFQGVIKGKDNHADTIQADVGRRRCPSCGQETYKSICSECDTHTEPVFTCPRCSRELKDEDTCPVCGAEGVCQQKAEINIKTEYTNALTALGMRPGEVELLKGVRGLISKERPVEPIEKGLLRQKNNLYVFKDGTLRYDMIDLPLTHIRPNEIGVSVERLVELGYPKDIDGEPLTRPDQVLELRAQDILVSEDCAGWLLRVAKFIDEMLVKLYGLPPYYNAKSREDIVGQLVMGLAPHTSAGVLARVIGVSKAPVGYAHPYFHAAKRRNCFAADTMIEVFDGAEWRSLPIGHFVVENFDLDRPGLDQVGTYYSDPKEPFWVHALDTNGAIHLRQVTSVSIHRAPDHLIRFTTSRGKHVTVTPDHAMLVSDFAYQRKVRAMELKEGDHVPVSEGQMMVTDQITAKEYIPNLGEYVYCLTVAVDHTLAANGIFTGQCDGDEDCVMLLMDGLINFSRSFLPETRGGSMDAPLVLTTKLDPAEVDGESHNVDACSSYPIDLYNAALEYRHPKELSKIIDHLENRLGTPGQYEGVRFTHDTSDISAGPLLSTYTTLTTMTDKLEAEFELGRIIRAVDEDDVAERVLKTHFIPDMQGNLNAFSRQKLRCPTCNAKYRRMPMAGKCRCGGKIIQTVHEGSVKKYIDMSRKICTDYNISEYTRQRIEMLDMYLISTFGEEKEIQLGLADFM, via the coding sequence ATGCATGCGTCACCGGAGATGGAAGCTTACTTTGCCGGGCTTGAGGCAAAGCTCAAAGAGGCGATCGGGGTCGCCAATGAGGCGCGGGCAAAGGGAATTGACCCGCGGACAGCAGTGGAAATTCCGGTGGCAAACGACCTTGCTGACAGGGTGGAGGCTCTGCTTGGGTATACGGGAGTCGCAGCCCGGCTGCGTGAACTGGCAGAGACCATGCCGCGTGAAGAAGTGGCACTGAAGATTGGTGACGACTTCATCGCGCATATGTTCGGCGAGACCACACGTGAGGAGACACTGGACCATGCTATCCGGACATCAATGGCCCTTCTCACGGAAGGTGTGGTGGCAGCACCCACCGAAGGTATTGCCAAGGTGGGAATCGGCAAGAACGATGACGGGACCGATTACCTGAAGATCTATTATGCAGGGCCAATCCGGAGTGCGGGCGGAACCGCACAGGCACTCTCTGTTCTGGTAGGAGATTATGTCCGGCGTGGTCTCGGGATGGCGGCGTATATCCCCCGGAAAGAGGAGGTCGAACGCTATGTGGAAGAGGTCAAGAAATATAACAGCCAGGCCTCCCTGCAGTATCTTCCGACGGACGATGAACTCAGGGTAATAATAAAGAACTGTCCGGTCTGTGTGGAAGGAGAACCGACCGAACGCGTGGAAGTTTCCGGGTACCGCAACCTGGAGCGGATAGAGACGAACACTGTCCGCGGCGGTATGGCACTCGTCGTGGCAGAGGGTCTCGCCCTCAAGGCGCCGAAGATCAAAAAGACGGTCGATAAGGTGCACATGGAGGGCTGGGACTTTCTGGACATTATCATTTCAGGGGCATCAAAGAGCAAAGACGAAGACGAAGATGAAGGCGAGAAAAAACCCGGTGTCAAACCAAAGGACAAATACATCCGTGATCTGATTGCAGGCCGACCGGTCTTCTCATACCCCATGCGGGCAGGCGGTTTTCGGCTCCGCTACGGCCGGTCACGCAATACCGGGTTTGCAGCGGCCGGATTTAACCCGGCAACCCTGCATCTCCTCGGCAACTTCCTCGCCGTTGGTACCCAGATGAAGGTGGAACGGCCGGGGAAGGCGGCGGGTGTGGTCCCGGTGGATAGTATCGAAGGTCCAACCGTAAAACTCACCAACGGCAGTGTCCTGCGCATCGACAACGCTGAGACGGCACTCCGGCTGATGAGCAGTGTCGAAGAAATTCTCGACGTCGGCGAGATGCTTGTTTCATACGGTGAATTTCTGGAAAACAACCACCCACTCATTCCACCCACCTATTGCGAGGAGTGGTGGCGGCTGGACGGAGGCACCCATACTCCTGCTGATGAGACCGAAGCCCTTGCGATGGCGGCAGCGGGAGGCTACCTCCATCCCGCATACACCTATGTCTGGGACGACATCACCACCGCAGATGTCCGTGCCCTCTCTGAATGGGTGGCAGCCACTGGAAACATCACTGCTGAGGGGCTGACCCTGCCTGCAGATGCCCCGGAGAAACGGCACCTGGAAATTCTCCTCGTTCCCCATACCGTAACAGACGGGACAATTCTCATCGACACCCCGAAGGCACTCTGTGCCTGCCTCGGCCTTACCAAAGATCTGAAACAGAAACCGGAATGGGAGACTGCACCGGATGGTGACGGGCTCACCTGTGCCATGCACCTCTCAGGCCTGAAGATGCGGTCCCGTGCGGGCATCCGTATCGGCGGCAGGATGGGACGGCCCGGCAAATCAAAGGCCCGTGAGATGCGTCCTCCGCCCCATGTCATCTTTCCGGTCGGGGACGAAGGAGGATCACGCCGTTCATTCCAGGGAGTCATAAAAGGGAAAGACAACCATGCGGACACCATCCAGGCTGATGTCGGCCGAAGGCGCTGCCCCTCCTGTGGACAGGAGACCTATAAGAGTATCTGCAGTGAATGCGACACACACACAGAACCAGTCTTCACCTGCCCCCGCTGCAGTCGTGAACTCAAAGACGAGGATACCTGCCCGGTCTGCGGTGCAGAAGGTGTCTGTCAGCAAAAGGCAGAGATCAATATCAAAACAGAGTATACAAACGCCCTTACTGCACTTGGCATGCGCCCGGGCGAGGTCGAACTCCTGAAAGGTGTCCGTGGGCTTATTTCAAAGGAACGGCCCGTAGAACCCATTGAAAAAGGACTTCTCCGGCAAAAAAACAACCTTTATGTCTTCAAGGACGGCACCCTTCGCTATGATATGATAGACCTGCCGCTCACCCACATCCGGCCAAATGAAATCGGGGTCAGCGTCGAACGACTCGTTGAACTGGGCTACCCGAAAGACATTGACGGGGAACCCCTTACCCGGCCGGACCAGGTGTTGGAACTCCGGGCACAGGACATCCTTGTCTCTGAGGACTGCGCCGGATGGCTTTTGCGTGTGGCGAAATTCATCGATGAGATGCTCGTAAAACTCTACGGCCTGCCACCCTATTACAATGCAAAGAGTCGGGAGGATATCGTCGGCCAGCTGGTTATGGGTCTTGCACCACATACCAGTGCAGGCGTGCTTGCCCGTGTGATCGGTGTTTCAAAGGCCCCGGTGGGATATGCCCACCCGTATTTCCATGCGGCAAAGAGGCGCAACTGTTTTGCAGCTGATACGATGATCGAGGTCTTTGATGGTGCAGAGTGGCGCAGTCTTCCCATCGGCCACTTTGTGGTCGAAAACTTTGATCTCGACCGTCCCGGCCTCGATCAGGTGGGCACCTACTACTCGGACCCAAAGGAACCCTTCTGGGTGCATGCCCTTGACACAAATGGGGCCATTCACCTCCGGCAGGTGACCTCGGTCTCCATCCACCGGGCACCGGACCATCTGATCCGGTTCACCACCTCCCGGGGAAAACATGTGACGGTCACTCCTGACCATGCGATGCTCGTATCTGATTTCGCATACCAGCGCAAAGTCCGTGCGATGGAGCTGAAGGAGGGAGACCATGTCCCGGTTTCAGAAGGGCAGATGATGGTCACCGACCAGATTACGGCAAAGGAATACATTCCGAACCTTGGAGAGTATGTCTACTGCCTGACAGTAGCAGTTGACCACACGCTTGCGGCGAACGGGATCTTTACCGGCCAGTGCGACGGAGATGAGGACTGTGTGATGCTTCTGATGGACGGACTGATCAATTTCTCGCGGTCGTTTCTGCCGGAGACACGTGGTGGGTCCATGGACGCACCTCTGGTTTTGACCACCAAACTGGACCCGGCGGAAGTGGATGGTGAATCCCACAATGTCGATGCCTGTTCATCATATCCGATTGACCTCTACAACGCGGCACTGGAATACCGCCACCCGAAAGAACTCTCAAAAATTATTGACCATCTCGAAAACCGTCTGGGCACTCCCGGACAGTATGAAGGGGTCAGGTTTACCCACGATACCAGTGACATCTCTGCAGGGCCGCTTCTCTCCACCTATACCACGCTTACCACGATGACGGACAAACTGGAGGCAGAGTTTGAACTCGGAAGAATCATCCGGGCAGTGGACGAGGACGATGTCGCTGAACGGGTGCTCAAAACGCATTTCATCCCGGACATGCAGGGCAACCTCAACGCGTTCTCACGCCAGAAACTCCGGTGCCCGACGTGCAATGCCAAATACCGGAGGATGCCGATGGCAGGGAAATGCCGGTGCGGCGGGAAAATCATCCAGACCGTCCACGAGGGATCGGTGAAGAAGTACATCGATATGTCACGGAAGATATGCACAGACTATAATATCTCAGAGTACACCCGCCAGCGAATTGAGATGCTGGATATGTATCTAATATCAACATTTGGCGAGGAAAAGGAGATTCAGCTTGGTCTTGCTGATTTTATGTGA
- a CDS encoding thymidylate synthase, whose translation MFNVRAFCLGKAHEEVIKTIVRYGNFLVTEDGEKTLELPEPFNIHVGEPFADYLVSPYNMFGERAMQQYVHDLIEGTDNEFVYTYHDRLFDYPRRDVDGNPRGDGDKGGIDQVAYIIEKLRADPASRRAEGITWYPEYDDASKNPPCLQRIQCLVRGGALNMHVEFRSNDMLSALGANMYALVHLQKHIADALGLPVGWYSHTSVSAHIYYERDHEELMKYVNGLGLADLIKKLDNKAYIKI comes from the coding sequence ATGTTTAATGTCCGTGCATTCTGCCTCGGAAAGGCGCATGAAGAAGTGATTAAAACCATTGTGCGGTATGGGAATTTTCTGGTCACCGAAGATGGTGAGAAGACACTGGAACTGCCGGAACCCTTCAATATTCATGTAGGAGAACCATTTGCGGATTACCTTGTGAGCCCCTATAACATGTTCGGCGAACGGGCGATGCAGCAGTATGTGCATGACCTCATCGAAGGCACAGACAATGAGTTTGTCTATACCTACCATGACCGGCTCTTTGATTATCCCCGGAGGGATGTGGACGGAAATCCGCGCGGGGACGGGGACAAAGGTGGTATCGATCAGGTGGCCTACATCATTGAAAAACTCAGGGCAGACCCGGCATCCCGGCGGGCAGAAGGCATCACCTGGTACCCGGAGTATGACGATGCATCAAAGAACCCTCCCTGCCTTCAGCGTATTCAGTGTCTGGTGCGGGGCGGGGCACTCAATATGCATGTCGAATTCCGCTCCAATGATATGCTCTCAGCTCTTGGGGCGAACATGTATGCCCTCGTCCATCTGCAGAAGCATATTGCAGATGCCCTCGGTCTTCCGGTTGGCTGGTATTCGCATACCTCTGTCTCAGCACACATCTACTATGAACGCGACCATGAGGAACTGATGAAGTATGTGAATGGTCTTGGGCTTGCAGATCTGATAAAAAAACTGGATAATAAAGCCTATATAAAAATATAG
- a CDS encoding HEAT repeat domain-containing protein, translated as MEEIDGLIKTIRTGDLTARREAVSAVVAFGGEAVDPLVGALINAEDNDVRWYLTRAIAMIGAPAIDSLIYLITIPDDPDTARYAAAALGEMGDAALEPLIELLDDDDAQVRGFAALALGRMGEPAIKRLVEVIEESEGLRQRCAKMVLYRMGGEGTEALARSVMEE; from the coding sequence ATGGAAGAGATTGACGGATTAATTAAAACGATCCGGACAGGAGATCTTACGGCACGCCGTGAGGCGGTCAGTGCTGTGGTTGCCTTTGGTGGTGAAGCGGTGGACCCGCTTGTAGGTGCACTCATCAACGCAGAAGACAATGATGTTCGGTGGTACCTGACACGAGCGATCGCAATGATAGGCGCTCCTGCCATTGATTCACTCATCTATCTCATCACCATTCCGGATGACCCGGACACCGCACGGTATGCAGCAGCAGCACTCGGGGAGATGGGAGATGCAGCCCTTGAACCGCTCATCGAACTTCTGGATGATGACGACGCACAGGTCAGAGGATTTGCCGCCCTTGCCCTCGGGCGGATGGGTGAACCGGCAATAAAACGTCTGGTCGAAGTCATAGAAGAGTCCGAGGGGCTCCGCCAACGCTGCGCAAAGATGGTTTTGTACAGGATGGGCGGCGAGGGGACAGAAGCCCTCGCCCGCTCAGTAATGGAAGAATAA
- a CDS encoding acylphosphatase: MERDATGVLQRTVGIIVTGRVQHVGFRACVKKTAQNLAVTGVVMNLPDGTVSIRATAEPVILEKFVSLLYSCPRALVRDVRIADETDCVFDGFSIVFAE; encoded by the coding sequence ATGGAGAGAGATGCGACCGGGGTTCTGCAGCGCACAGTTGGGATCATCGTCACCGGGCGGGTCCAACACGTTGGATTCCGTGCATGTGTAAAGAAGACAGCCCAAAATCTCGCAGTCACAGGCGTCGTGATGAACCTCCCGGACGGGACGGTTTCCATCCGTGCCACAGCAGAACCGGTTATTCTTGAAAAATTTGTGTCTCTTCTCTATTCATGTCCCCGTGCTCTTGTCCGTGATGTCCGGATCGCGGATGAAACGGACTGTGTTTTTGATGGTTTTTCCATTGTTTTCGCGGAATGA
- the cas1 gene encoding CRISPR-associated endonuclease Cas1, protein MTSEHSWHVVAGFGAHIKSTGTTLSILYKGEQKEFPLPSVHHLLLVGGHNIHTSAVTRLLRQGSSISFFDADGTPVGMLNPFGSDVGADVRKAQRARMPHTFAQEIARATLKSRLLAIERTGDQLGENLFYEGEQEILHNLLKDLEYLITMDELRRVHKLAGDMYYEIMARSLSPELGFRRRTKRPHQDPVNAMLSLGYAMLFGNTIVSVIGAYLDPDYGFLREGERSLVADLIDPIKTTMVDEVVFSIARAGLIDRRYEVSTKRCHLNEEVIDALIAPLRESIKQELIDSNVLSLSQSLMGDGPFFLGY, encoded by the coding sequence ATGACGAGCGAACACTCCTGGCATGTTGTGGCGGGTTTCGGCGCCCACATTAAGTCAACCGGAACAACACTCAGTATTCTCTACAAAGGCGAACAAAAGGAGTTTCCGCTCCCATCGGTACATCATCTGCTCCTTGTGGGAGGCCACAATATCCACACCTCTGCCGTGACACGTCTGCTGAGGCAGGGGTCCTCCATATCATTCTTCGATGCGGATGGAACACCGGTGGGTATGCTCAACCCCTTTGGCAGTGATGTGGGAGCTGACGTAAGAAAAGCCCAGCGGGCCCGAATGCCCCACACTTTTGCACAGGAGATTGCCAGGGCGACGCTGAAATCACGCCTGCTTGCTATAGAACGTACAGGAGACCAGCTGGGTGAGAACCTGTTTTACGAAGGAGAACAGGAGATCCTGCACAATCTCCTAAAAGACCTTGAATATCTCATCACAATGGACGAACTCCGCCGTGTGCATAAACTGGCCGGTGATATGTATTATGAGATCATGGCACGCAGCCTGTCACCGGAACTCGGGTTCCGCCGCCGTACAAAGCGCCCCCACCAGGACCCTGTCAATGCCATGCTCTCTCTCGGGTATGCCATGCTTTTCGGCAACACCATCGTCTCTGTTATCGGTGCATACCTCGATCCGGACTATGGATTTCTGCGGGAAGGAGAACGTTCGCTTGTGGCAGACCTCATTGATCCCATAAAGACCACTATGGTGGATGAAGTGGTCTTTTCCATCGCCCGTGCAGGATTAATTGACCGCAGATATGAGGTGAGCACCAAACGCTGCCATCTCAATGAAGAGGTAATAGACGCCCTGATCGCCCCCCTCAGAGAATCGATAAAACAGGAATTAATCGATAGTAATGTGCTCTCACTTTCCCAGAGCCTGATGGGAGACGGACCATTTTTCCTTGGATATTAA
- a CDS encoding DUF308 domain-containing protein — MEFQETEMMISGDELISAAWWVFILQGLVGIILGGLAMLFPEIVVELLAILLGIIIVLYSLSAIVQSIVSKDSGGRKILMVILGIIGIIIGILALMNMTVLGLTIAFMLGLWAFISGFSALYTAFTATEFHWYRIIFFIIGILFLVFGIYVIIYPLALTAAFIWVLGLFAFIIGIATIVLGFIMQAEMKKAMHESGM, encoded by the coding sequence ATGGAATTTCAAGAAACAGAAATGATGATTTCCGGGGATGAACTCATCTCTGCTGCCTGGTGGGTTTTTATCCTCCAGGGCCTTGTCGGAATTATATTAGGCGGTCTTGCGATGCTCTTTCCTGAAATTGTCGTTGAGTTGCTTGCAATACTGCTGGGTATTATCATCGTGCTCTACAGTCTGTCTGCTATCGTACAGTCAATTGTAAGCAAGGATTCTGGTGGACGGAAGATTCTCATGGTTATTCTGGGGATTATCGGCATCATCATCGGTATCCTGGCGCTGATGAATATGACGGTGCTGGGTCTGACGATTGCCTTTATGCTGGGACTCTGGGCGTTTATTTCCGGGTTTTCAGCGCTTTACACGGCATTCACTGCAACAGAATTCCACTGGTACAGGATTATCTTCTTCATCATTGGGATTCTCTTCCTGGTGTTCGGTATCTATGTCATCATTTATCCGCTTGCACTGACTGCAGCGTTCATATGGGTGCTGGGACTCTTTGCCTTCATCATCGGAATTGCAACTATCGTTCTCGGTTTTATCATGCAGGCTGAGATGAAGAAGGCCATGCACGAATCCGGGATGTAA